The genomic DNA aggaggcgatGTCTGTCTTGCCCCGGACCCGACGGGGAAAGGTTCTCGCGCGGGGACCAGCCGCCCGGCTCGGTCTGCGTCTGTCGTCCCAGAGGGCGGCAGGCTGGGGTGATAAAGACGAATACTACTAGCACTTCCCCGGCCGCACTTCCCGCGTTCCCGCCCCCAAGATTGTCTACGTACTCCACTTCCCCGCGTTGAGAAGCATGAGGGGCAGAGATGGGCGCGGAAGTGAAGAAAACAACCTCCCCCTTGGTGCTTATTTGCCCGGGGGTGGGGGATCATGGTGCGCTAGCTCATGAAGCCGTGGTTGTTGCGCTTTGGAACCGAGGGAGAACAATGAAGAGGAGGATTCAGATGAGGTTTGTGTGTGTCGTATCATTGTGTTGCCGTGACACGCTGTCTTCGTCCTCCACGATGCCGAGGTCGCGGCGCTGACCCATCCCTGCCGCGCATGGCGCACTGCATGACACCACAACAACAAATCGAATCCTTTCCTGCTCCGTATTCTCCCCTTcactgcttcttctcctcctcgccgtagTCTTCTtactcctcctcgtccccccCGCCGAACCCCAGATGCATATATCTTGACGGGGTTGCACAGCCCTGCCTccgttgccgttgacgagGGTCCACCAGCAACGTCGCTCCCAGCGTCGCATCCCGTCTCTTGCTACCCGTCCCTAGTTGCTGTCACTCTCTTTCTGTGATCCCGTGTCACATTGAACAACCCGGCCCTTCCCCACTGGGTACGCAAGCCGGCGAGAGACCCAGAAAGAAAAAAGACGCAGGTAGCATGGGCTTCGACTTTCACGCCGAAGGGACAAGCGACCCCAAGGATGTGCGCAACTGGCGCATCCACCTGGTGGCCATCATCGCTTCCATGTCAGCCATAGCCAGTGAGTCTTGTTCCGGTTCTGGGCTATGGATAGGGGGAGCTGAGCAGAGCCTCGCTAACTGCCCGGCACCACAGTGGGCTACGACACGTCCGTGATAGGGGGCACCATGGCGCTGGACTCGTTCCGCCGCGACTTTGGGCTCCTCAAGGCGTCGGGCACGTATCGCGACACTCTGCAGGGCGACATCGTGTCGACGTTTCAGGCTGGCTGCTTCTTCGGCTCGCTGCTCATGTTCCCGCTCGCCGAGAAGGTTGGGCGCAAGCGGGCCATCTTCGTCGCTGCCagcatcttcctcgtcggcggcgtgctcatgacggcgtcgcacggcgagctggccatgCTCATCGTCGGACGTGCGGTTGCCGGGCTCGGCAtcggggcgtcgtcgctcatCGTGCCCGTGTACATTGCTGAGACATCCCCGCCTTCGATCCGAGGTAGGCTCATCGGGATCTTCGAGGTACGTACTCCGTATTCGTAGGATCGTTCGGGCGGGCCGTCCCGGCCCCTTGCAGACTCTGAGGGGGCCGTTTTCCCTAACAAGAGTCTCACACTACGTACTTCCAGATTTCgtcgcagggcggcggcatgctggGCTTCTGGGTAAGACACCGAGCCGCGAGTGTCGCGGGCAGAGAGCACCGGCAAGACGGCTTTCTGACCCGTCATATAATAGATCAACTACGCCTGCGACCGAACCATCTCTTCGGGCCGGGCCGCGCAGTGGATCGTCCCGCTTGCCTTGCAGCTCGTGCCCGGCGCCCTCCTGTGCCTAGGCATGCTGCTATGCCCCgagtcgccgcgctggctcgCCAGCCACGACCGCTGGGACGAGGCGGAAaaggtcctcgtcgacatccGATCCCTGCCAGCCGACCACGAGTATATCCGCGATGAGCTCTCCGAGATCCGacagcaggtcgaggagcgcacGGCCAACCGCATGACGTATGCCGAGATGTTCAAGCGCCTCGTGCAAAGGGGTGTGCGGAACCGCATCTCCAtcggcctgctgctcatGGCGTGCCAGAACCTCACGGGCGTCAACATCATTACGTACTGTGAGTGTGGAGTTGGTTGCCAGTATGTTGAGCTAGGCTGACTTGGCAGACTCGCCGCGCATCTTCGAGACGCTTGGCCTCACGGGCACCTCCACCAAGCTGTTCGCCACGGGCTTCTACGGCATCGCCAAGACGCTTGGCATGATCATCTTCTCCGTGTGGCTTGTGGAAAAGGTCGGCCGCAGGAATGGCCTCATCTGGGGTGCATTCATCGGCTCCGTCCCCATGTGGTACATAGGCGGGTACGTCATGAGGGCCGacccggctgccgcggcggcgaaagGCGACATGAAcagggatggatggggatACCTGGCCATGGGTAAGTGTGGGATGCCCCTGGTTTGACGAGATGCATGCTGACAATGCGAGTGTGCGTGTACCTGTACGGCCTCATCTACTGCGCGACCTGGCAGGGCATAACCTGGGTGTACTGTTCTGAAATCTTCCCCATTGGTCAGTATGCCGTATACATCTCAGAATGCCTCGAGTTCGTGTTACAGGGCAGAATGCGGACTGACCGTTGCAGACATCAGGATGCTGTGCACGGCCATCACGACGGCCGACCAGTGGTTCTGGAGCTTCCTCATCTCGCGCACGACACCGTACATGATCACCTCGCTGGGGTACGGGACCTACATGTTCTTTGGCGCCCTCATGGTGGTCATGGGCTTCTGGGCGCTCTTCTTCATCCCCGAGACAAAGGGTAAGTAGTACAAGTATTACTCAGCGACGAGGCTTCCGGGATGCAACGCTGACGGGGACTTGCAGGCCTCACTCTCGAAGACATGGACCGTCTCTTTATGCAGAGCACTTGCAAGACGGTTTGGCAGGCGCTggtgcagcggcgcagcaTGCATGACGTTCtcgaggagcggcgggcggcgaccccAATCGTCAAACGGGAGAAAAAGGAGGCGTATCACGAGCAGGTGGAGCTGGCGGACCATCGCCGGTTGTATATTTGAGCGACGAGCGACATGCAGACGGTGGCTGAGTGAAGCCATGAGGCCGTTACAATGCAATAGATGCGCGTGGAGAGGACCTGTAGCGGGTGAGATGACCCGTGATCGACGATGTGTGGGTCGGTTTTGGTTTGGATAGAATGCTTCGAGCCTGGTGCGGGGTGTCCATGCCGTGGCCAAAGGATTCGTGCGTACATACGGCGTGCGTTTGTCGGACGGCGTTGTGTTACGCACTGCTGCTGTCTCCGTGGCTTGACGGATGCAATAGTAAGCTGCGTGAGGGACTCGGATGGAGGGTTGAGGTTTTGtgtagtacgaagtacatacagCCCATCTGCAGTTGCACGGGCAAGTAATCACGCACAGCCGGCCACTGATTGGAGGGCTGGACGGGGGTCCCCGTACTGACGCCGCAGCTGAGTTGACAACCTGGAACataggtacgaagtacagtaaGGCTGGTAACgcctgcagctgccgctAGCACATCTGCCCAGTGGAGGTGCCCGGCCCGCTGGTGCAGCTCTCGTCTCGCCCCCGCTGTTTCTGGCCCTGAGCcccagggcagccagccccagCGGCAGACGGGGGAGCCTTTTACTAACCTCACCGGCCCGCTCCAAGTTGGGCCGATTCCGCCTGCGCCAGCGGCACTCAATCCCGCCAGCCACCTCGCAACAGGCGATCGAGGTGGTTCCCCACCTTCCATTTGCTTCACATCCCAGACGCCTCCGCCCCTACCTCTGCCTCCTAGCTGGCGACCTCTCACCCCAGCATCaagccgttgctgctgcgataGCTCTCAGGCCGTTGCCCTCGCACTGATACACGCCCACATatacgcgcgcgcgcgcccaccTGTACCCTCTCGAGCTCCATCATGGGCCTCCTCgagagcctcgacgccggcgtcaccggcctcgtcgggcaATGGAACACCTACTCGACCGGCCTGGtgacgctgctcgtcgccgtcgtcacctaCCGCATCATGTCGGCGCGAGAGCCCGATGTCCACCCgatgctgctcgcccgccaggcAATCCCCGCCACGGTCCGCAACGAGGGCGAAAGCGCCGTCTACCGCTCCCAGGCCGCGCCCCACGGCATGCCCCTCAACACCGGGCTCAACgtcaaggacgccggcgcctccaagTGGTCgcgcggccgagacggcgacctgcgcgacgtcTGGCGTAGGGCtgcctcgggcggcgaggacggcgccagGGGCAAGATCCTGACCGTCCACGGCTCCGAAaaggtcgtcgagcacaAGCTGGGTACGTGGCCGGCGTTACACAGACAAGATTGGGCGGCTGCAAGCTGGGACTTGGCCATTTTGAGCTGACCGAGATGCAGAGGACATCAATCGGCAAATAAACATCATCGGGCGCCACATTGCCGACCAGGGCGGCATCAAGGTGGCCATCTACCTGCCCAACTCGATCGAGCTGCTCATCACCCTCTTTGCCTGCAGCTTCTATCCGAACCTGACGACCGTCCTGATCCCCTTTGATGTCTCGAGCGAGGAGCTCGTCTCTATGCTGcgccgctccgccgtcgacaccgtcgtcaccgccccgGGCGCCTTCCCGTTCGATGCCGTGGTGAAGGCGTACCCGTCGCTGCGCCAGCTCATCTgggtcgtcgatgagggcagcagccacaTGGACTGGAACGAGGTGCCCgagggcacgggcggcagcgtcaacgTGGCGACGTGGCAGGACATTGTCAAtgacgcgcccgccgcggttGGAGCCGAGCTTCCCGCGGTGAACCTCGACTACAACCCGCAGGACATGGTGACGTTCTGGCAGTCCAAGCagggccagctcgaggagatggTGCGCTTTACGCAGgccaacctcgtcgccggcatcgccggccAGATGGCCGCCATTCCCACCAAGGAGAGGCTGAATCCGTCAGACCTTTTCCTGCCCGCCGACTCGCTGACCAACATTCACACCCTGGTACTGACCCTGACGGCCCTGTACTCGAATGCCTCGGTTGCCCTGACGTCTGTCGCCGGACGGTCGCCGGACCTGGTGCTGGCTACCCGGGGCGTCGCCccgacggtggtggtcgccAGCCCCGGGACGATGCTCAAGGCCCACGCCGATTCCGCGGGGAGGCTAacgtcggcgctggccaagctgtCGCATAGCCTGTTGAGCCGCAACCTGACGCAGGAGGGCGTGCTCTCGACGTCACATCCCCTGGCGTCGTTTTCCGCGGGGGCACGCCCGGCCATtgggacgacgccgggcaAGCTCCGTGTGGTATTCGTCGCGGACCGGGCCGGGGCGGACTCGCCACacctgtcgccgtcggtACTCTCGGACTTGCGCGTCTTCACAGGCGCCAGGGTGGTCTAcgcactggcggcggcgagggtcgcGGGAGCTGTGAGCCAAACGGCCTTTTACGACTACCGGACGGAGGccagcggcaagggccacTTTGGAGCGCCACCGACCAGCGTAGAAGTTTTCCTGAAGGACAAGGGCGCATACAAGACGACCGACGATGTaatcgagggcgaggtgaGTCGATGCAGACACGTGCCCGTTGGGGCCCGAATCGCAAGACCTGGCCGTTGAGCTAACCGGCATTTGCAGATCGTCGCACGCGGCCCGTGCGTTTCGGGAAGCGAGGTGAATATTGGCGTTGTTGGACGCATTATGGACGACAACACGCTGGCGTATGTGTGAGGAAGGCAAGGCGATATgctggccgagcagggcgcTACGTGTGGCTCGAATACCTACATGGCTCGATGTAGGAACAGCGTAGTGTACTCGTAACGAAGCGCTGCGTGGTGAGACGGTTACAAGGTGCCTGACATGCGTGGTGTAGTCCGAAAAGTGACGTTTGGCCGGTGAAGCTGCGGACTGAGTGACGTCGCGTGACAGCGATTGCCAGCCAGGGCGACCCGGGACCCGTGTTGGTGGGTCGAGTAACCCGCGTGGGCCGTGTGGCAAACAACTTTTACCTTGCAAGCATGGCCTGGCCACAGTCCACCAGGGCATAGTTGTGGCATTGATGGCTGACGGCTTTGGCGGGAGCCCGTGCCCGTGGCATCCGCTGCTGtggggacgaggaggggtGCAAAAGTTAAttgacgacggtgacgaggtggtggtgagagAGAAATGACATCCACCTTTGTTATTAGGGGTCGGTCGGCGGAAGGCCTCGGAGAGCTGTGACGGTGATTTGAGCGGCTCGAGGCGAGATATCTCTTAGTGCCTACTCTCACTATAATTACCAAGCACTTGGTACGTGCTACGGCAGGTGCATGCCGTGAGTGAAACCTCGACAAATTGGCCGTTCTTACAaagtactaggtactaaACTACTAATCAACCCACTCGACAGGACAGGGGCACATTGTGTGATTGTTTGGCTGGGCGAGGGGGGCCTCAGCCAGTCCACATGCGCACCAGACCAATCGGACAGCCTGTGGCCAATCCGCAGTGTGAGCGCCCGCCTGGGAAtcgggacggacgggccaGCGAAATGGTCGCCGCTAGGAACGTTTGCACGGGCACTTTCTGGTGCACAGTAAAATCACAATGTCACGGCTGTGTCGATGTGGGGGTTTGATTGATGATGAGCTGTAATAAGacaggtaccttaccttacaTGCAGTACCTTAATATCTCAGGCAGAGAGAAGCACAAGCAAGGTACATACTGTAGGTAGTACCCGTagtaccaccaccatcaccgctaCTTAGtagtggtgatgatgcgAACGGCAAGACGCCAACCGTCGCGCGCGGGTCTGCAGAGTCATTTAGTTAGTTGCTTATTAGTAGCAATCTAGTTAGTCGCGCCTACCCAAAAGTCAGGCGGGCCCCGAGCCGATTCAACATTGCAACGGcttgcggcggccgggcaaGCAATCAGGGTGGCGGACTTGACAGACATTGGTAGACAAGGACAGGCAATAAGTTTGTTTGCGTCGTCGCATGTCCAGACCAGTCCGTCTCCTCAGCAGGgcgcctttttttttttttttttttttttgctgACGActgctgatgatggctgGAGCGaagcccgccaccaccacctgcagcagcaccaccatcagctcccctcccctccacctccacctccacctccacctccatcCAATCCATCCCCAGCTCTTTGGATCTGACATGCTTCGGGGTCCCAGACGCCCGACCACACCCTTGATTTTATTTTATTCTATTTGTCCTGCATTGACTTAATTTCCAtggcccagccgccaccTCTGCCTGGCCTCTCGAGACGTACCTACATGACAAACATTACGTGCCACAATCATTCACATACATACCTCCTCAGCTTACCTCCTTGGATCTTCCGCCCAACCGTCTCGCGCATAGTATTCCCTTCACCCTCCGTCGCTCACCGTCTTGCCGACACTGCTACATCGTAGGCATCGCTGCGCCATGGATTGAAAGACGataccccccccccccttgttgccgttgttgttttctctttcccccctcctcccctcgcgAGACCTTTCCCCCGATCCTACGTGCAaggtccgcccgccgcctgcaacGGTGACTGCTTGGCACGCCAGTCGGCTTGCTGGGGGGGTTACGACGTACCTGCATTAGGGGTCTTgtgctggcgcgcgcgcacgcgtccccgtccccgtccccatccccgtccccgtccgtGTGtctcacggccgccgcttcGAGCGAGAGAGGGGTCCCCGGTTCGCCAGCAGGTCGACCGATCGTCAGCGCCCGGCCCCTCGATGAAAAAGATTTCCCAGATCCtcacggcgaggaagcgccCGGActcggagctcgagggcggtcggagcaggagcagcagtcgcagtcgcagccgcagccagaccaggagccggagccggggcgGTGGCAAGGACGCtgtgggaggaggaggaggaggaggagcgggcggcgttggtggtgctggcggcggcggcggtttcGATGCAACAGAGGTGCATCAGCTCCCGTCACGACGCGGTACGCCCGTCTCGCTGGCCAGGCAGAAGagcggcctgctgctcgcgccgGCACGCGCCATGTCGACGGGGCGCATCATAGCCGATGCCGACCAGCACACCGACGACCTCCTCGATGGCAACCGTCTGAGCGAtgaccatgtcgacgacgatgataatgacgacgacaacagcagccgccgctgcagcatcTCGCGACCACGGCATCAACGACGGGctcgacagccgccgccataCCGCGTCTGCCCCATCTGCGCCGGCATCAGCTTCCCCCAGCTTCTCGCCTGGCAGCCCGGCAGCCCGCGGCCGTGGATCCCTCTCAcccacgtcctcgtcccgccgccgccactgccgccctcgccgcccgcctccaccgacggccgtggcggcggcgcctcctcctctgccggCCCCTCtgcctctccctcgcccaccgcgcacgagccaccgccgccgccgccgccccaccCGCGATGCCCTTACTGTGCCTTCTTCCAGGCCATGttgctgctcgacgccgccggcggcggcacgttCACTCCTTACCTGCGCATCCGCCGCGCCTTTgagcgtctcggcggcgtcggcgagcgccaccccctggccggcgaggtcctGGGCGAGGTCATGACGCGCAACAAGGCCTTGC from Purpureocillium takamizusanense chromosome 4, complete sequence includes the following:
- a CDS encoding uncharacterized protein (TransMembrane:12 (i21-48o68-88i100-119o125-146i158-178o190-213i283-304o324-343i352-371o391-415i427-444o456-477i)~COG:P~EggNog:ENOG503NVZH); translated protein: MGFDFHAEGTSDPKDVRNWRIHLVAIIASMSAIAMGYDTSVIGGTMALDSFRRDFGLLKASGTYRDTLQGDIVSTFQAGCFFGSLLMFPLAEKVGRKRAIFVAASIFLVGGVLMTASHGELAMLIVGRAVAGLGIGASSLIVPVYIAETSPPSIRGRLIGIFEISSQGGGMLGFWINYACDRTISSGRAAQWIVPLALQLVPGALLCLGMLLCPESPRWLASHDRWDEAEKVLVDIRSLPADHEYIRDELSEIRQQVEERTANRMTYAEMFKRLVQRGVRNRISIGLLLMACQNLTGVNIITYYSPRIFETLGLTGTSTKLFATGFYGIAKTLGMIIFSVWLVEKVGRRNGLIWGAFIGSVPMWYIGGYVMRADPAAAAAKGDMNRDGWGYLAMVCVYLYGLIYCATWQGITWVYCSEIFPIDIRMLCTAITTADQWFWSFLISRTTPYMITSLGYGTYMFFGALMVVMGFWALFFIPETKGLTLEDMDRLFMQSTCKTVWQALVQRRSMHDVLEERRAATPIVKREKKEAYHEQVELADHRRLYI
- the DED1_2 gene encoding RNA helicase (TransMembrane:1 (o20-38i)~EggNog:ENOG503NUJV~COG:A), giving the protein MGLLESLDAGVTGLVGQWNTYSTGLVTLLVAVVTYRIMSAREPDVHPMLLARQAIPATVRNEGESAVYRSQAAPHGMPLNTGLNVKDAGASKWSRGRDGDLRDVWRRAASGGEDGARGKILTVHGSEKVVEHKLEDINRQINIIGRHIADQGGIKVAIYLPNSIELLITLFACSFYPNLTTVLIPFDVSSEELVSMLRRSAVDTVVTAPGAFPFDAVVKAYPSLRQLIWVVDEGSSHMDWNEVPEGTGGSVNVATWQDIVNDAPAAVGAELPAVNLDYNPQDMVTFWQSKQGQLEEMVRFTQANLVAGIAGQMAAIPTKERLNPSDLFLPADSLTNIHTLVLTLTALYSNASVALTSVAGRSPDLVLATRGVAPTVVVASPGTMLKAHADSAGRLTSALAKLSHSLLSRNLTQEGVLSTSHPLASFSAGARPAIGTTPGKLRVVFVADRAGADSPHLSPSVLSDLRVFTGARVVYALAAARVAGAVSQTAFYDYRTEASGKGHFGAPPTSVEVFLKDKGAYKTTDDVIEGEIVARGPCVSGSEVNIGVVGRIMDDNTLAYV